One window of Staphylococcus chromogenes genomic DNA carries:
- a CDS encoding SpoIIE family protein phosphatase, which produces MTQQNEVRYFELVETFINNEDKAQTLQSASNYADHITGKGVTPEDIVRMHKKYAETHQLSQSELMESLDVLEKVISSFGFNYSDYKDLIDRMEVHDKELDVASRLQQTMLKTEIPQFDSIQIGVISVAAQRVSGDYFNLIDHKDGTMSFAVADVIGKGIPAALAMSMIKFGMDSYGHSQLPNDGLKRLNRVVEKNVNQNMFVTMFYGLYEEMNHILYCSSAGHEPGYIFRADKDEFEEIDVRGRILGVSSHIRYDQKEIKININDLIIIFTDGVTEIRRENGEFINQEKLLEFIKGYKQLHPQDIVQLLYEQLIRIHKEGKRDDLTILIIKRVN; this is translated from the coding sequence TTGACGCAGCAAAATGAAGTACGCTACTTTGAGTTAGTAGAAACATTTATCAATAACGAAGACAAAGCCCAAACACTTCAATCTGCTTCAAACTATGCAGATCATATTACAGGTAAAGGGGTAACGCCTGAAGATATTGTCCGCATGCATAAAAAATATGCAGAGACGCATCAACTTTCTCAGTCAGAGTTGATGGAAAGTCTGGATGTTTTAGAAAAAGTGATTTCTAGTTTTGGTTTTAATTATTCTGATTATAAAGATTTAATCGATCGAATGGAAGTTCATGATAAAGAATTGGATGTGGCTTCCAGACTCCAACAAACCATGTTAAAAACTGAAATTCCGCAATTTGACAGTATTCAAATTGGCGTGATTTCAGTGGCAGCTCAACGCGTGAGTGGAGATTACTTTAACTTGATTGACCATAAAGATGGCACGATGAGTTTTGCTGTCGCCGATGTTATCGGGAAAGGAATTCCTGCAGCACTCGCAATGAGTATGATTAAGTTTGGTATGGATTCCTACGGGCATTCACAACTTCCGAATGACGGTTTAAAGCGTCTTAATCGTGTGGTTGAAAAAAACGTCAATCAAAATATGTTTGTAACGATGTTTTATGGCTTATACGAAGAAATGAACCATATCTTATATTGTAGTTCAGCAGGGCATGAGCCAGGATATATTTTTCGAGCAGATAAAGATGAATTCGAGGAAATTGATGTTCGTGGGCGTATTTTAGGCGTGAGCTCGCACATTCGATATGACCAAAAAGAGATTAAAATTAATATCAATGATTTAATTATCATATTTACAGATGGTGTGACAGAAATACGTCGAGAAAATGGGGAGTTTATTAATCAAGAAAAGCTTTTAGAATTTATTAAAGGCTATAAACAATTACATCCTCAAGATATTGTCCAATTGCTATATGAACAACTGATTCGTATACATAAAGAAGGGAAACGAGACGATTTAACAATATTAATTATTAAGAGAGTCAATTAA
- a CDS encoding anti-sigma factor antagonist: MNLNIESQEHDKHYDVTVSGELDVATVPELEKVLVPIRQAGTHDIHVNLENLSYMDSTGLGLFVGTLKSLNQNNKELYILGVNNRIKRLFEITGLSDLMHVNEGTEVE; the protein is encoded by the coding sequence ATGAACCTTAATATCGAATCACAAGAACATGACAAACATTATGACGTTACCGTAAGCGGCGAACTCGATGTCGCAACTGTTCCCGAATTAGAAAAAGTGTTAGTTCCTATTAGACAAGCTGGAACACATGATATACATGTAAATTTAGAAAATCTATCATATATGGATTCAACAGGGCTCGGTCTCTTTGTGGGTACATTGAAATCTTTAAATCAAAATAATAAAGAATTGTATATTCTTGGTGTTAATAATAGAATTAAACGATTATTTGAAATTACAGGTTTAAGTGACTTGATGCACGTGAACGAAGGGACGGAGGTCGAATAA
- the rsbW gene encoding anti-sigma B factor RsbW, protein MPNRNDFIEMRLPASAEYVSLIRLTLSGVFTQVGASYDDIEDAKIAVSEAVTNAVKHAYKDKKETGYINVGFEKSDTYIKIIVSDQGESFNYQETKQQLGPYQDNENIDFLREGGLGLFLIESLMDEVTVDKETGVTISMIKYIKKEQVRNNDERVEIS, encoded by the coding sequence ATGCCAAACAGAAATGATTTTATCGAAATGAGGCTTCCAGCGTCTGCAGAATATGTAAGTTTGATTCGTCTTACTTTATCGGGAGTATTCACTCAAGTAGGTGCTTCTTATGATGATATTGAAGACGCTAAAATTGCAGTAAGTGAAGCTGTGACAAATGCGGTTAAACATGCGTATAAAGATAAAAAAGAAACCGGTTATATCAATGTCGGTTTTGAAAAAAGCGATACGTACATTAAGATTATCGTTTCAGATCAAGGTGAGAGTTTTAATTATCAAGAAACAAAACAACAACTCGGACCTTATCAAGATAATGAAAACATCGACTTTTTACGTGAAGGTGGACTAGGTTTATTCTTAATTGAGTCGTTAATGGATGAAGTCACTGTTGACAAAGAGACAGGGGTAACGATTAGCATGATCAAGTATATCAAAAAAGAGCAGGTGCGAAATAATGACGAAAGAGTCGAAATCAGTTAA
- the sigB gene encoding RNA polymerase sigma factor SigB — translation MTKESKSVNSVSPEQINDWIKRHQEHQDKEAQEKLVKHYEKLIESLAYKYSKGQSHHEDLVQVGMVGLIGAINRFDLSFDRKFEAFLVPTVIGEIKRYLRDKTWSVHVPRRIKEIGPRIKKVSDELTNELERSPSIAEIAARLEVTDEEVLEAMEMGQSYNALSVDHSIEADKDGSTVTLLDIMGSQDDNYDLTEKRMILERIIPILSDREREIIQCTFIDGLSQKETGERIGLSQMHVSRLQRTAIKKLQEAAKK, via the coding sequence ATGACGAAAGAGTCGAAATCAGTTAATTCTGTTTCACCTGAACAAATCAACGACTGGATTAAACGACACCAAGAACATCAAGATAAAGAAGCGCAAGAAAAACTCGTAAAACATTATGAAAAGCTAATCGAATCATTGGCCTATAAATATTCAAAAGGCCAATCTCATCACGAAGACCTAGTGCAAGTCGGCATGGTCGGACTTATAGGTGCGATAAACCGTTTTGATTTGTCATTTGATCGTAAGTTTGAAGCTTTCTTAGTTCCAACTGTCATCGGGGAGATTAAAAGATATTTACGTGATAAAACTTGGAGTGTACACGTTCCTAGACGCATTAAGGAAATTGGTCCAAGAATTAAAAAAGTCAGTGATGAACTTACAAATGAACTCGAACGGTCCCCTTCAATTGCTGAAATTGCTGCGCGATTAGAAGTAACAGATGAAGAAGTGCTTGAAGCAATGGAAATGGGTCAGAGCTATAACGCTTTAAGTGTGGATCACTCCATTGAAGCTGATAAAGATGGTTCTACAGTCACATTGCTTGATATTATGGGAAGTCAAGATGATAACTATGATTTGACGGAAAAGCGCATGATTTTAGAGCGTATTATTCCAATTCTATCTGATAGAGAACGTGAAATTATACAATGTACCTTTATCGACGGTTTAAGCCAAAAAGAAACGGGTGAACGTATAGGGTTAAGTCAGATGCACGTTTCGCGTTTACAACGAACAGCCATTAAAAAACTTCAAGAAGCGGCAAAGAAATAA
- a CDS encoding Tex family protein, whose product MANTLIQAIHNEYQFSIKQIEAVLQLLEEKNTVPFIARYRKEATGGLDEVEIKKIEDEYAYMLQLQKRKEEVIHNIEQQGLLTDELKADILKQTKLQRVEDLYRPFKQKKKTRATEAKRKGLEPLAKWIDTQNSTKSLNQEAQKFINEEVKTIDEALLGAQDIIAERIADNPKYRQRILKETLKHGEIVTSKKKNAEDEKATYAMYYDYAEPLKRIANHRILAMNRGEKEKILNVKIDVDKTKLSEEIKKIEIKDTNELSQIVILAIEDAMKRLIFPSIEREIRGDLTARAEEKAIDVFSENLKHLLLQPPLKEKQILGVDPAFRTGCKLAVINPLGSFVAKSVMYPHPPISKTKEAERIFLEMVNTYQIELVAIGNGTASRETEQFVANMIQKHELNIQYIIVNEAGASVYSASDIARQEFPDFQVEERSAVSIGRRVQDPLSELVKIDPKSIGVGQYQHDVNQKQLGEALNFVVETAVNQVGVNVNTASSTLLQYVAGLSKPIANNIIQYREENGVIKHHKEINNVKRLGAKTFEQSIGFLRIVDGDEPLDNTAIHPESYPATYDLLKILKIEVSELGTERCKATLKNIDIKTYAEQLKVGVPTLEDIVKSLMAPHRDPRDEYETPQLKSDVLSIEDLNKGMKLSGTVRNVVDFGAFVDIGVKQDGLVHISKLAKRFVKHPMDVVSVGDIVDVWIDSIDSEKGKVALTMIDPHA is encoded by the coding sequence TTGGCAAATACATTAATTCAAGCAATACATAACGAATACCAATTTTCAATAAAGCAAATAGAAGCGGTATTACAATTACTCGAAGAAAAAAATACAGTTCCCTTTATTGCACGCTATCGTAAAGAAGCGACCGGGGGATTAGATGAAGTTGAAATTAAAAAAATTGAAGACGAATATGCGTACATGTTGCAACTGCAAAAACGTAAAGAAGAAGTGATACATAATATAGAGCAACAAGGATTGTTAACAGATGAATTAAAAGCCGATATTTTAAAGCAAACTAAATTACAACGAGTTGAAGACCTCTATAGACCTTTTAAGCAAAAGAAAAAGACACGTGCGACGGAAGCCAAACGTAAAGGCTTAGAACCACTAGCCAAATGGATTGATACGCAAAATTCAACAAAGTCTTTAAATCAAGAAGCGCAAAAGTTTATTAATGAAGAAGTAAAAACAATCGATGAAGCCCTATTAGGCGCACAAGATATTATTGCGGAGCGTATTGCGGATAACCCTAAATATCGTCAACGAATATTAAAAGAAACCTTGAAACACGGAGAGATTGTAACATCTAAAAAGAAAAATGCCGAAGATGAAAAAGCAACTTATGCGATGTATTATGATTACGCTGAGCCATTAAAGCGTATTGCCAATCATCGTATTTTAGCAATGAACCGCGGCGAAAAAGAAAAAATTTTGAATGTTAAAATTGATGTTGATAAAACGAAACTGTCGGAAGAAATTAAGAAAATAGAAATTAAAGATACAAATGAATTATCTCAAATTGTTATCTTAGCCATTGAAGATGCAATGAAGCGGTTAATTTTTCCTTCAATTGAACGTGAAATTCGTGGAGATTTAACAGCACGTGCCGAAGAAAAAGCAATTGATGTTTTCAGTGAAAATTTAAAGCATTTACTGTTACAGCCACCATTGAAAGAAAAACAGATTTTAGGTGTGGATCCAGCGTTTCGCACCGGTTGTAAGTTGGCAGTCATTAATCCACTTGGCTCTTTCGTAGCGAAATCGGTCATGTATCCACATCCGCCTATCTCTAAAACGAAAGAAGCTGAACGTATTTTCTTAGAGATGGTTAATACGTACCAAATTGAATTGGTGGCAATTGGGAACGGAACAGCGAGTCGTGAAACAGAACAGTTTGTGGCGAATATGATTCAAAAGCATGAATTGAATATTCAATACATTATTGTGAATGAGGCAGGCGCTTCCGTCTATTCTGCTTCAGACATTGCACGACAGGAATTTCCTGATTTTCAAGTCGAAGAACGAAGTGCGGTTTCTATAGGCCGTCGCGTGCAAGACCCTTTAAGTGAGCTTGTAAAAATAGATCCTAAATCTATAGGTGTCGGTCAATACCAACATGACGTTAATCAAAAACAATTAGGAGAAGCATTGAACTTTGTCGTTGAAACAGCAGTAAACCAAGTAGGTGTTAATGTTAATACAGCATCAAGTACATTATTGCAATATGTCGCAGGTTTATCTAAACCCATCGCAAATAACATCATTCAGTATAGGGAAGAAAATGGTGTAATTAAGCATCACAAAGAAATTAATAATGTAAAACGCCTAGGTGCAAAAACGTTTGAACAGAGTATTGGCTTCTTAAGAATTGTGGATGGGGACGAACCTCTTGATAATACGGCTATTCACCCTGAAAGTTATCCCGCAACATATGACTTACTTAAAATTTTGAAAATAGAAGTATCAGAACTCGGAACAGAGCGTTGTAAAGCAACCTTAAAAAATATAGATATAAAAACATATGCTGAACAACTTAAGGTCGGCGTTCCGACGCTTGAAGATATTGTGAAATCATTAATGGCTCCCCATCGTGACCCAAGGGATGAATATGAAACACCACAATTAAAATCTGATGTATTATCTATTGAAGATTTAAACAAAGGAATGAAATTGAGTGGAACAGTACGAAATGTTGTTGATTTTGGAGCGTTTGTAGATATTGGTGTGAAACAAGATGGCTTAGTGCATATTTCTAAGTTAGCAAAACGCTTTGTAAAACACCCGATGGATGTTGTGAGTGTAGGGGATATTGTTGATGTTTGGATTGATTCCATCGATAGCGAAAAAGGAAAAGTCGCATTAACAATGATAGATCCGCATGCTTAA
- a CDS encoding SprT family protein: MLNQELQQHAENLALTLFGKPFRHRIYFNHRLRSTGGRYLLKTHDIEINPKQYEHFGLKELDNIIKHELCHYFLHLEGKGYQHRDRDFRQLALKVGAPRFCNSIESYETRANYEYMCKKCHKTFLRIRRVNTNKMRCGQCGGSLKLVKVLK; the protein is encoded by the coding sequence ATGCTTAATCAAGAATTGCAACAACATGCTGAAAATCTAGCATTAACCTTATTTGGAAAGCCTTTTCGTCATCGGATTTATTTTAATCATAGATTACGTAGTACAGGAGGGCGATATCTTTTAAAAACACATGATATTGAAATAAATCCAAAGCAATATGAACACTTTGGTTTAAAAGAACTAGACAATATCATTAAACATGAACTGTGCCATTATTTTCTTCATTTAGAAGGAAAAGGGTATCAACACCGAGACAGAGATTTCCGACAGTTGGCACTAAAAGTAGGCGCGCCACGTTTTTGTAATTCTATTGAGAGTTATGAAACGCGCGCGAATTACGAATATATGTGTAAAAAATGTCATAAAACGTTTTTAAGAATACGTCGTGTTAATACGAATAAAATGAGATGCGGACAATGTGGAGGGAGTTTAAAATTAGTTAAGGTATTAAAGTAG